One genomic region from Coprothermobacter sp. encodes:
- the groL gene encoding chaperonin GroEL: protein MDAKQIIFNEEAYEKIRTGVDKLANTVKVTLGPKGRHVALEKKFGSPVLSDDGVNIAKEIELQDPNENIGAQLVREIAQKTEDQAGDGTTTATVLAQIMIQEGIKNVTAGADSVALKAGMDKATTAVLEELKKLSRQVKTREEKAQVATVSSKLPAVGEAIADAMEKVGKDGVISVEESQGLDMKVETVEGMQFDRGYISPYLVTDPERMEVVLKTPLIFITDKKVTSIQEFLPVLEKLSQKGRPFLLVADDITGEALATIVLNKVRGTFSCVAVKAPGFGDRRKAMLEDIAILTGGKVLSEDLGLTFEKVTEDMFGSADEVKVDKDNTTIVGGKGAKEEIKSRIGQLRKQVEETKSDYDKEKLQERLAKLAGGVAIIKVGAPTETAMKELKHRVEDAVNATKAAVAEGIIIGGGAALVKAGRAIDGLKLTGDEKTGAEIIRRSLREPLRIIADNSGYEGVIAVQKVLEGDDNLGFNSLGNKFEDLFKSGIVDPLKVTRLALLNAESIASLLLSTAAMVTTVPKSEGSAPAAPAYPDY, encoded by the coding sequence ATGGATGCAAAACAGATCATCTTCAATGAGGAAGCATACGAAAAGATTCGCACTGGCGTCGACAAGCTCGCCAATACGGTCAAGGTGACGCTAGGGCCAAAGGGCCGCCACGTTGCACTCGAGAAGAAGTTCGGTTCGCCGGTTCTGTCCGACGACGGCGTCAACATCGCCAAGGAAATCGAACTCCAGGACCCGAACGAGAACATCGGCGCGCAGCTCGTCAGGGAAATTGCCCAGAAGACTGAGGACCAGGCCGGTGACGGTACAACCACAGCTACTGTCCTTGCCCAGATCATGATTCAGGAAGGCATCAAGAACGTCACTGCCGGCGCAGACTCCGTCGCACTCAAGGCTGGTATGGACAAAGCGACGACCGCTGTTCTCGAAGAGCTCAAGAAGCTGTCTCGCCAGGTCAAGACACGTGAAGAGAAGGCACAGGTTGCCACTGTCTCATCGAAGCTGCCCGCCGTCGGTGAGGCAATTGCGGACGCCATGGAAAAGGTCGGCAAGGACGGCGTCATCAGCGTGGAAGAGTCTCAGGGTCTCGATATGAAGGTTGAGACCGTCGAGGGTATGCAGTTCGACCGCGGTTACATCTCGCCGTACCTCGTGACTGATCCCGAGCGAATGGAAGTCGTGCTGAAGACTCCTCTCATCTTCATCACTGACAAGAAAGTCACGTCCATCCAGGAGTTTCTGCCCGTACTGGAGAAGCTCTCCCAGAAAGGCCGTCCATTCCTGCTCGTCGCCGACGACATCACGGGTGAAGCGCTCGCGACCATCGTCCTCAACAAGGTGCGTGGCACGTTCTCATGCGTCGCCGTTAAGGCACCCGGCTTTGGCGACAGGCGCAAGGCCATGCTGGAGGACATCGCCATCCTCACCGGCGGCAAGGTCCTCAGCGAAGACCTCGGCCTCACCTTCGAGAAGGTCACCGAAGACATGTTTGGCTCTGCTGACGAAGTCAAGGTCGACAAGGACAACACGACCATCGTTGGCGGCAAGGGAGCCAAGGAAGAGATCAAGTCCCGCATCGGCCAGCTCCGCAAGCAGGTCGAGGAGACCAAGTCGGACTACGACAAGGAAAAGCTTCAGGAGCGCCTGGCAAAGCTTGCCGGTGGCGTCGCCATCATCAAAGTCGGCGCACCCACCGAGACAGCCATGAAGGAGCTCAAGCACAGAGTCGAGGACGCCGTCAATGCTACCAAGGCAGCCGTGGCAGAAGGCATCATCATCGGTGGCGGTGCAGCTCTGGTGAAGGCAGGAAGGGCCATCGACGGACTCAAGCTCACCGGTGACGAGAAGACCGGCGCCGAGATCATCCGCAGGTCACTTCGTGAGCCGCTCAGAATCATCGCAGACAACTCTGGCTATGAGGGCGTCATCGCAGTCCAGAAGGTTCTCGAAGGCGACGACAACCTCGGATTCAACTCCCTGGGCAACAAGTTCGAGGACCTCTTCAAGAGCGGCATCGTTGACCCGCTCAAGGTCACACGCCTCGCGCTGTTGAACGCAGAAAGCATCGCAAGCCTGCTCCTCTCGACGGCGGCCATGGTCACAACCGTGCCGAAGTCGGAGGGTTCGGCACCTGCTGCTCCGGCTTACCCCGACTACTAG
- a CDS encoding co-chaperone GroES yields MAKLVPIGDHVVIKVEKVEETMKSGIVLPDSAKEKPQQGTIVAVGSGVMLDNGTRIPLEVKQGDKVFYSKYSGNEIKLDDEEYVVLSQHDILAIVK; encoded by the coding sequence ATGGCAAAGCTGGTACCAATCGGTGATCACGTCGTCATTAAGGTGGAAAAGGTCGAAGAGACCATGAAGAGTGGCATCGTTCTGCCTGACAGCGCCAAGGAGAAACCTCAGCAGGGCACCATCGTGGCCGTTGGCTCCGGCGTCATGCTGGACAACGGCACCAGGATTCCCCTTGAGGTCAAGCAAGGCGACAAGGTTTTCTATTCCAAGTATAGCGGCAACGAAATCAAACTCGACGACGAAGAGTACGTTGTGCTGTCTCAGCATGACATCCTCGCCATCGTCAAGTAA
- a CDS encoding tRNA (adenosine(37)-N6)-threonylcarbamoyltransferase complex ATPase subunit type 1 TsaE, producing the protein MTYETCIEVPFLSRCRQSTEGIGILLGSCLLETIAQGNRDSLVVGLVGPLGAGKTVLTCALSAALGVDRTSVASPTFVLERNYLGKEPVRHFDLYRIEDPRQLVEMGFEEELEKRGVTVIEWAERSGRLLEMYERIEVHFEVLGEEVRRIVLRDFYQPSIIARCFGVETGASSH; encoded by the coding sequence ATGACCTACGAAACTTGCATAGAGGTACCATTCCTGAGCCGATGCCGCCAGTCTACTGAGGGCATTGGCATTCTGCTTGGGAGCTGTCTTCTGGAGACGATTGCACAGGGGAACCGTGACTCACTGGTCGTTGGACTCGTGGGACCCCTGGGCGCCGGCAAGACGGTTCTCACATGTGCTCTCTCGGCAGCGCTTGGCGTCGATCGGACAAGCGTCGCCAGCCCCACCTTCGTCTTGGAGCGGAACTATCTGGGCAAGGAACCGGTGAGGCATTTTGACCTCTATCGCATCGAGGATCCTCGGCAACTGGTCGAAATGGGCTTCGAGGAAGAACTGGAAAAGCGCGGTGTGACGGTCATCGAGTGGGCTGAACGGTCGGGAAGACTCCTCGAGATGTACGAGCGTATTGAGGTCCACTTCGAAGTCCTGGGCGAAGAGGTCAGACGCATTGTTCTGCGCGATTTCTACCAGCCTTCCATCATTGCGAGGTGTTTCGGTGTCGAGACAGGCGCTTCTTCTCATTAA
- the tsaB gene encoding tRNA (adenosine(37)-N6)-threonylcarbamoyltransferase complex dimerization subunit type 1 TsaB — protein MNGREDSSRCTSVLRSTSKSWAKRSDALFCAISTSLPSLRGVSVSRQALLLINTATVSGIVGIARGDEVLAQASLQLATASNAVLAAVDRVLVKAGCTLDDVRGIVLVKGPGTFTGSRVGASIAKAIAYATPCSLVSVTTLEAVAWSGFLTSTAHVTGGPVWALLDARRHEFYVQEFAVRDGAVVSQADAVCMGPGAFDAVREVGGFAACAFSQTAVPEIQRPHERENVVWSFDVHPTCTGILAASAGAHSEDPFTLEPLYLRSTEELFDHPKAAL, from the coding sequence CTGAACGGTCGGGAAGACTCCTCGAGATGTACGAGCGTATTGAGGTCCACTTCGAAGTCCTGGGCGAAGAGGTCAGACGCATTGTTCTGCGCGATTTCTACCAGCCTTCCATCATTGCGAGGTGTTTCGGTGTCGAGACAGGCGCTTCTTCTCATTAACACGGCCACTGTTTCCGGCATTGTTGGCATTGCGCGGGGAGACGAAGTACTGGCGCAGGCCTCACTGCAGTTGGCGACTGCGTCCAATGCCGTGTTGGCTGCTGTTGACCGGGTCCTTGTGAAGGCAGGATGCACGCTCGATGACGTGAGGGGCATCGTGCTGGTCAAGGGTCCTGGAACCTTTACGGGGTCGCGGGTCGGCGCAAGCATTGCCAAGGCAATCGCCTATGCCACTCCCTGCTCGCTCGTCTCTGTCACTACGCTGGAAGCGGTAGCCTGGAGCGGCTTCCTGACGAGCACAGCACACGTGACTGGCGGTCCCGTGTGGGCACTTCTGGATGCTCGGCGTCACGAGTTCTACGTGCAGGAGTTTGCCGTCCGTGATGGAGCAGTCGTGTCTCAAGCGGATGCAGTGTGCATGGGACCAGGAGCCTTTGATGCTGTTCGAGAGGTGGGTGGGTTTGCCGCCTGTGCTTTCTCGCAGACGGCAGTTCCGGAGATCCAGCGCCCGCACGAACGAGAGAACGTGGTGTGGTCATTCGATGTGCATCCGACCTGCACCGGCATCCTTGCGGCTTCGGCGGGCGCACACAGTGAAGACCCATTCACCCTTGAGCCGCTGTACCTCCGTAGCACGGAGGAATTGTTCGATCACCCGAAGGCGGCGTTGTGA
- the rimI gene encoding ribosomal-protein-alanine N-acetyltransferase, which translates to MVRSPEGGVVTPARSIVVRAASVRDLKAIWEIEEASYAAPWPKETFFVDITFNADAKYFVAMVDKRIVGFIGGWFKEGKLHIVNVATHPSSRGCGVAKQLVLFLLALARDLKMESVFLEVRRSNVAAEKLYEGLGFGVTGLRPMYYPDNMEDGLLMTKELRSAHTGD; encoded by the coding sequence ATTGTTCGATCACCCGAAGGCGGCGTTGTGACGCCCGCACGATCAATCGTGGTCCGGGCGGCGAGTGTCCGGGATCTCAAGGCTATCTGGGAGATCGAGGAAGCGTCTTATGCGGCGCCGTGGCCCAAAGAGACCTTTTTCGTTGACATTACGTTCAATGCAGATGCGAAATACTTTGTCGCCATGGTCGACAAACGCATCGTCGGATTCATCGGCGGCTGGTTCAAGGAAGGAAAGCTGCACATCGTCAATGTCGCCACGCACCCTTCCTCTCGCGGATGCGGTGTGGCCAAGCAGCTTGTTCTGTTTCTGCTTGCCCTGGCACGGGATCTCAAGATGGAGAGCGTATTCCTTGAAGTCCGGAGGTCCAATGTTGCAGCTGAGAAGCTCTATGAGGGACTGGGTTTTGGAGTGACGGGCCTGCGACCGATGTACTATCCCGACAACATGGAAGATGGTCTGCTCATGACAAAGGAGCTGCGCAGTGCGCATACTGGGGATTGA
- the tsaD gene encoding tRNA (adenosine(37)-N6)-threonylcarbamoyltransferase complex transferase subunit TsaD, with product MRILGIETSCDDTAAAVVDDTGLVLSSVISSQDSFHRKYDGIVPEIASRRHTATIIASVDEALVQAGMRIRDVDAIAVTYGPGLIGSLLVGVETAKGLAYASGKPLIPVNHLEGHVMASFLHDPGSDLQPLSGDDFPLLALIVSGGHTELVYADRWLQYRVLGATRDDAAGETLDKFAKYLGLGYPGGPAIQKIGATGDPSYHSFPRVMFSRAGYEFSFSGLKTAGINYVKSLTSEELEAHLPDVVASFESAVVGDLAGKSLRAARELSPRTLTVVGGVAANRRLRDSFAKAGDLRVYFPPMKYCTDNGAMIAYAGIRRVMVGERAAIDLDACSSLGIEDSSLNT from the coding sequence GTGCGCATACTGGGGATTGAGACGTCCTGCGACGATACGGCTGCAGCTGTTGTAGACGATACCGGGCTGGTCCTGTCGTCGGTCATCTCGAGTCAGGATTCGTTCCATCGGAAGTATGACGGCATTGTTCCGGAAATTGCCTCTCGCAGACATACGGCGACGATTATCGCGTCCGTCGATGAGGCTCTTGTTCAGGCAGGCATGCGGATCAGGGACGTGGACGCGATTGCCGTCACCTACGGGCCTGGGTTGATCGGTTCTCTTCTCGTAGGCGTGGAAACGGCAAAGGGCCTTGCATATGCGAGTGGAAAACCTCTGATCCCGGTGAATCATCTGGAGGGCCACGTGATGGCGTCGTTCCTTCATGATCCGGGAAGTGATCTGCAGCCGCTGTCGGGCGACGATTTTCCGTTGCTCGCACTGATTGTGTCGGGAGGCCACACGGAGTTGGTCTATGCCGACCGCTGGCTCCAGTATCGAGTTCTAGGAGCCACGCGCGACGATGCGGCAGGGGAGACGCTGGACAAGTTCGCCAAGTATCTGGGACTCGGGTACCCCGGTGGCCCCGCGATCCAGAAGATTGGTGCAACCGGGGACCCCTCCTACCATTCCTTTCCGAGAGTGATGTTCAGCCGGGCAGGGTATGAGTTCAGTTTCAGCGGCCTGAAGACTGCCGGTATCAACTACGTGAAGTCGCTGACATCAGAGGAACTCGAAGCGCATCTCCCCGACGTCGTGGCAAGTTTTGAGTCTGCAGTTGTCGGTGATCTTGCAGGCAAGTCGCTGCGGGCGGCCCGTGAGCTCTCTCCGCGTACCCTCACCGTCGTAGGCGGTGTTGCCGCAAACAGGCGGTTGAGGGACAGCTTCGCCAAGGCTGGGGACCTCCGGGTCTACTTTCCACCCATGAAGTATTGCACCGACAATGGCGCTATGATTGCCTACGCCGGGATACGGCGGGTCATGGTGGGCGAACGGGCCGCCATCGATCTTGATGCATGCTCCTCGCTGGGAATAGAGGACAGTTCGCTGAACACCTGA
- a CDS encoding esterase, with amino-acid sequence MDIREEGKPFSAKGTNGVGCLVMQGFTGTVGGIRYYAEQLAVKGLSVEAPRLSGHGTRWQDANKVRYTDWIRDAEQAYQSLASRCKKIFVTGFSMGGTLILYLAEHHPEIAGLIPVNAPVFMTDKRVPFLPVIKHLIASTPAIASDVMEPGVVEPAYDRTPTTGAHEMVKLLGVTRRDLGLIVQPLLVMRSMHDHVVPHECAPFILEHTASTDKEMVVFERSAHVVTMDYDRDGVVDSAWKFIQRLSH; translated from the coding sequence ATGGACATTCGCGAAGAAGGGAAACCATTCAGCGCGAAAGGAACGAACGGCGTTGGTTGTCTCGTCATGCAGGGATTCACGGGGACCGTCGGGGGCATTCGCTACTATGCTGAGCAGCTTGCAGTGAAAGGGCTCTCCGTTGAGGCTCCGCGCCTGAGCGGTCATGGGACGAGGTGGCAGGACGCCAACAAGGTTCGGTACACAGACTGGATTCGCGACGCGGAACAGGCGTATCAGTCGCTGGCCAGTCGGTGCAAGAAGATCTTCGTCACCGGATTCTCGATGGGTGGAACACTCATTCTGTATCTTGCGGAGCACCATCCAGAGATTGCGGGCCTTATCCCCGTCAACGCGCCTGTCTTCATGACCGACAAGCGTGTGCCTTTTCTGCCTGTTATCAAGCACCTGATAGCATCGACGCCGGCCATTGCGTCTGACGTCATGGAGCCCGGTGTCGTCGAACCCGCATACGACAGAACGCCGACCACTGGTGCTCATGAGATGGTGAAGCTGCTCGGAGTCACCCGCAGGGACCTGGGACTCATTGTCCAGCCGCTACTTGTCATGCGCTCGATGCATGATCATGTCGTTCCCCACGAGTGTGCCCCGTTTATCCTGGAGCACACCGCTTCCACAGACAAGGAGATGGTCGTTTTCGAGAGATCAGCCCATGTCGTGACCATGGACTATGACAGGGATGGCGTTGTCGACAGCGCCTGGAAATTCATCCAGCGGCTCTCGCACTGA
- a CDS encoding histidine--tRNA ligase, whose amino-acid sequence MSVFFSLPPSILTDIYVWRTVMIKSVKGTSDIASPEVLLWQHVERTMATTAKAYGYEEIRTPTIEMEELFSTSVGQGTDIVEKEMYAFPDKKGRHLVLRPEGTAAACRAYIEHQMNLQPSPAKFYYMGSFFRYEQPQSGRKREFHSFGVEAIGEQSPVQDAEVIDMVMTMLSRLGLSHLSVDINSIGDDNCRPAYKDALRAALAAHESELCEDCKRRMSDNPLRVLDCKREDPSLLESLPKSADYLCAECEDHFHRLLSTLDALKIPYRLNHRLVRGLDYYTKTVFEVVSEDLGAQNALLGGGRYDYLVRHLGGPATPAVGWGLGLERLTSVLTARYPELTASLAIPRAYIVHSNTATAVAFELRHTLADTGWALDLDMRQDGFGKQLARASKRGARMALILGEDEIAAGTCTVKDLTSGSQLTVALEDVAACLASAVQK is encoded by the coding sequence ATGTCGGTTTTCTTTTCGCTCCCACCAAGTATACTGACTGACATATACGTTTGGAGGACCGTCATGATCAAGTCAGTCAAGGGGACCAGCGACATAGCATCACCCGAAGTCCTTCTATGGCAGCATGTGGAGAGAACCATGGCCACAACTGCCAAAGCTTATGGCTACGAGGAGATCCGCACTCCAACGATCGAGATGGAGGAGCTCTTCTCCACGTCGGTTGGGCAAGGCACCGATATCGTCGAGAAGGAAATGTATGCCTTTCCGGACAAGAAGGGGCGCCACCTCGTCCTGCGCCCTGAAGGAACGGCTGCAGCATGCCGGGCATACATAGAACACCAGATGAATCTACAGCCTTCTCCAGCCAAGTTCTACTATATGGGGTCATTCTTCCGATATGAGCAGCCTCAGAGTGGGCGCAAACGCGAGTTCCACAGCTTCGGCGTCGAGGCTATCGGCGAACAATCGCCAGTTCAGGATGCCGAGGTCATCGACATGGTCATGACGATGCTGTCAAGACTCGGTCTGTCACACCTGTCCGTCGATATCAACAGTATCGGCGACGACAACTGTCGACCCGCCTACAAGGATGCCCTCCGGGCTGCGCTGGCGGCGCATGAGAGCGAGCTGTGTGAAGACTGCAAGAGACGCATGAGCGACAACCCTCTCCGCGTGCTCGACTGCAAACGCGAAGATCCGTCACTCCTGGAGTCGCTGCCAAAGTCCGCAGACTATCTGTGCGCAGAATGCGAGGACCATTTTCACCGCCTCCTGTCTACGCTCGACGCTCTGAAGATTCCTTATCGTCTCAACCACAGACTGGTCCGAGGCCTTGACTACTACACCAAGACCGTATTTGAGGTCGTCTCTGAGGATCTCGGTGCGCAGAACGCTCTCCTGGGAGGGGGCCGCTACGACTATCTCGTTCGTCACCTGGGAGGACCGGCTACTCCTGCGGTGGGCTGGGGTCTTGGACTTGAACGCCTTACTTCCGTGCTGACAGCGCGCTACCCCGAGCTCACTGCTTCACTGGCAATCCCGCGAGCATACATTGTCCACTCGAACACAGCCACGGCTGTCGCCTTCGAGTTGAGGCACACCTTGGCCGACACGGGCTGGGCCCTGGATCTGGACATGCGCCAGGACGGGTTTGGAAAACAACTGGCACGAGCATCCAAGAGGGGAGCGCGCATGGCACTCATCCTCGGTGAAGACGAGATTGCGGCAGGCACCTGCACGGTGAAAGACCTGACGTCAGGTTCCCAGTTGACGGTGGCACTGGAGGACGTGGCCGCCTGCCTTGCCAGTGCCGTCCAGAAGTAG
- the dnaX gene encoding DNA polymerase III, subunit gamma and tau: MESTERYVSLYRKYRPTTFDGVIGQETVVRILKGSVDTGRTSHAYLFAGPKGTGKTTVARILAKALNCDRGPNSHPCMECEHCRAITSGTDIDVIEIDAASNRTIEDIRDLRESSRFVPARSRKKVFIIDEAHMLTVFAFNALLKTLEEPPAYLVFILATTEPQKLPETILSRCQRFDFKRISEAAMFRYLQGLRDIEAPNITDEALHQIVALSGGSMRGAIGLVDQFSVFGTESVSGATVLDLLGLPTEESISLLVEALLSRDPRVVTSVLDQLERSGIEPADLLERTIALISRYILDKVTLRPPIPDGVPTDRLKAFPDAALVSLAAIFARIQQQSAYLSDPYPLVQTFLLAIALDLPMGLDRSHEEFSRGVQFTSSQEAPRPAVRQVEAVQNTVEVSRGSLDETVPESSSTFADEPADQWAHFKALVSDASKPIGVMLQALDVREVRVDQGVLRIVLGPKTKLFRTMLEQRQEEVLVPAARSAYAVDQVRLVEEGSQEPAEQETVAEVPVDDKLELLKKTFDATESLFGS, from the coding sequence ATGGAATCCACTGAGCGCTACGTTTCACTATACCGAAAGTACCGTCCCACCACGTTCGACGGCGTCATTGGTCAGGAGACAGTTGTACGCATTCTGAAAGGGTCTGTCGATACTGGCAGGACCTCCCATGCATACCTGTTTGCCGGTCCCAAGGGGACCGGGAAGACGACCGTTGCCCGCATTCTGGCCAAAGCCCTGAACTGTGACCGGGGACCGAACAGCCATCCGTGCATGGAGTGCGAGCATTGCAGAGCGATCACGTCTGGCACGGATATCGATGTCATCGAGATCGATGCTGCGAGCAACCGGACCATCGAGGACATCAGGGACTTGCGTGAGTCCAGCAGGTTCGTTCCCGCTCGCAGTCGCAAGAAGGTCTTCATCATCGATGAAGCCCATATGCTCACCGTCTTTGCGTTTAACGCACTTCTGAAGACGCTCGAGGAGCCGCCCGCCTACCTCGTGTTCATCCTGGCAACGACAGAACCTCAGAAACTGCCCGAGACGATCCTGTCCCGGTGTCAGCGGTTCGACTTCAAGCGGATTTCGGAAGCCGCCATGTTCCGATACCTTCAGGGCCTTCGGGACATTGAGGCTCCAAACATAACCGACGAAGCCCTTCACCAGATCGTTGCGCTGAGTGGGGGGTCGATGAGAGGCGCTATAGGCCTGGTCGACCAGTTCTCCGTGTTTGGAACCGAATCGGTGTCTGGCGCGACGGTGCTGGACCTGTTGGGACTGCCGACTGAAGAGAGCATTTCCTTGCTTGTCGAGGCTCTGCTCTCTCGCGATCCGAGGGTAGTCACCTCGGTTCTGGACCAGTTGGAACGAAGTGGAATAGAGCCTGCCGACTTGCTTGAAAGGACAATTGCTCTTATCAGCAGATACATTCTTGACAAAGTGACGCTGCGGCCTCCGATTCCAGACGGTGTCCCGACCGATCGGCTCAAGGCATTTCCGGACGCGGCTCTGGTGAGCTTGGCAGCGATCTTTGCACGAATCCAGCAGCAGTCGGCTTACCTGTCGGATCCGTACCCCCTTGTCCAGACGTTCTTGCTCGCAATCGCACTCGACCTGCCCATGGGTCTCGATCGTTCGCATGAAGAGTTCTCCCGTGGAGTGCAGTTCACAAGTAGTCAGGAGGCGCCCAGGCCTGCTGTCCGGCAGGTGGAGGCTGTACAGAACACCGTTGAGGTGTCCCGCGGTAGTCTTGACGAGACAGTTCCAGAATCCAGCAGCACGTTCGCAGATGAGCCTGCAGACCAGTGGGCGCACTTCAAGGCACTTGTCTCTGACGCCAGCAAGCCCATCGGGGTGATGCTGCAGGCGCTCGATGTCCGTGAAGTCAGGGTCGACCAGGGCGTCCTGCGGATTGTCCTCGGACCTAAGACCAAACTGTTCCGTACAATGCTCGAGCAGAGGCAGGAGGAAGTTCTTGTCCCAGCGGCGCGGTCCGCCTATGCAGTCGACCAAGTCAGGCTGGTCGAGGAGGGATCCCAGGAGCCTGCGGAGCAGGAAACCGTGGCAGAGGTTCCGGTGGACGACAAGCTGGAATTGCTCAAGAAGACGTTCGATGCGACGGAGTCGCTGTTTGGCTCCTGA
- a CDS encoding YbaB/EbfC family nucleoid-associated protein: MYNVSNLMKQAQKMQEDAARADRELLDRRISATSGGGAVTAVVNGKKDLIGISIQADFDLGDAEMAADLVVAAVREAQAEADRQADEIMKKVTAGMPHIPGLG, from the coding sequence ATGTACAACGTTAGCAATCTCATGAAGCAGGCCCAGAAGATGCAGGAAGATGCAGCACGCGCCGACCGGGAGCTGCTGGATCGCAGGATATCTGCGACTTCAGGCGGAGGCGCGGTCACTGCCGTGGTCAATGGCAAGAAAGACCTCATCGGTATCAGCATTCAGGCGGACTTCGATCTTGGTGACGCGGAGATGGCAGCAGATCTTGTCGTTGCGGCCGTGCGCGAAGCCCAGGCGGAGGCAGACCGTCAGGCCGACGAGATCATGAAGAAGGTCACGGCCGGCATGCCCCATATTCCCGGGCTCGGGTAA